The stretch of DNA AACACTTAGAAAAGGAAAAGGATACTATTGTAAATGTTTTTGATCGAGTAAAACGCGCAGTAGCCAAGACAGTTGATGGAATCGGAGAGTTAAAAAGCAAAAAAATAGATAAAATAGAACCAATTGAAATTCGAAAAAATCTTTTTTTATTGCCTGGTAATTTAGAGCTTTACAGAATGGAAATGTCCCCGGGAGAAGGTAGAGAGTATAAATTATCTAGGTTCATTGAAGCAATAAAAAAGAAGATTGATATCGATATTACAATAATCGATACCCCGCCAACTCCTTCAATATGGATGACTAGTGCCTTATTAGCATCTGATAATTACATCATTCCAGTAAAACCCGATCCAATGAGTTTTACCGGAATTGATCTACTCGAAAGTATTATTGAAGATAAAAGGGACAATCTTAATATAAAAATTAAATGCCTAGGATTAGTACTCACAATGGTTGAAACCGGCACTAAAGTACATAAAGGTGTTCTTGGGATAATTTCAAAAAGCAAGAAATGGAGAGCCTTAAAATTTAACAAAGAAATACCTAAACGGACCCAAATAGCACGCGAACAATTAAATCAGAAATTTATCTTAGATAATTCTGATGAGAGTGCGAAAATTGCCCTTACGGGTCTAGTAAATGAAATTTTAGCAAAATTATAAATCAATTATTTGCGAGAAATGAATGATAACGAAATAAAAAAAATATTTAACTTTCTAGAAGAGCTATCTTGGGTTTTTAAATCGCATAAAAATGTAGATTTGAATGATTTTCTAAATGAAATTAGAATCAATCAAAATATTAGAAACTCAATAATGCATGGTACAATTAACGAAAGTAGATTAAGCGAAAAAGATCGCTTAATTGGTATTTTACCTAAATTATTAAACGACAAGAAACTATTTTCCAGAAATTCAGATTTAATAGACTTTGCGGAATCTACTTTCAATATTAGCATTTCAAGACCTGAAAAGAGATCTAGATATGAAATTATTGGATTGGTAATAATAGAAATTTTAGAACTTAAAAATAATAGAGTCCTCGATATTACTGATGCGATACAATCACTTACTAGTAATACGAAATTTAAAACTATGCTTAAGAAGAAAAAGAACAGCCCAAACTTTTCATGGAATGAAGCAATTAGAGAAATTACAAATCAATAATGTCAAGAGAAGTTAGTAAAGATTTCGAAGAATTTATAACATTTTTAAAAAACTATAAACTCAAAAAAGTTTTTAAAAATGATGAAGTGATTAAGAATTTAAGAAAAATTCACAAAAAATATTATTCTTATTTAACTCTAATAAGTGAATTGGAATCACTTGTCGACGATACCAAATTAAAGCCAGAAATAAAAAAAATTCAATTCACATATATCGTTGAATCATCTTCTGATATTCTCTCAGCAGTATTTCATTCTATAAACGGATCATATAAGTCAGCAAGAATGATGTTAAGGAGTTCAATAGAGACCTTTTTTAAGGGATTTTGCGAACAAGATATTGAAGGTATATTAGAAGAAAAGAGGATTTTCGTAATATTCGATTCTATCAAAGAAATAGATTATTTCAAAAAAGAGCCGCAAAAAACAATGCTGAATTCTTGCTTATCCGAATATGGAGATTTATGCAAAGATACCCATACTGCAAAAGCAATAAACATGCAAAAACTAACTGCTTTTAAATATTTTCCGAGTTATGATGACAATCAAATGAATGATATAAGCAAGAGAATATTAAAGCTTATACAGGTTTATCTATTCTTAATCTGTAATAGACACAATTCTCATTTTCAGCAAATGCATCATAGAAATAAAGCTAACATTATTTTAAGTATAAAAAAGTCGTTAAAACCGATTATTTTAAATAATATAGATTATAAAGGTTAGGCATTTCAGTCACTACTAACTACCCCCTAGTGCCGAGTGTGAGTGATAAAAAGAAAAAAGTTTTTACAGAAATGCAGAAGCTTTTCTAGATTATTTTCATTGACATTTGTAGACGCTTACCGCCACTAGTTTTGAAAACTAGAGGTAGCAGAGGTAGATTTAAGGCAAATACAAATACTTTTAGGTCATGGTTCTAGTAAAAGGCAGAAATATTACTCGTGTAGCTACAAATACTTTCAAAACAATTAAAAACCCATTAGATTAGTGGTCTCCCCCGCTGTTCCATAGTATGCCCCGGCTAGGATTTCCTTGTGGCGTACCGAGGAAGTTTTAAGTGTAAGGAGGAAAAAAAGAAAGCTTTTACAGAGACGTAAAAGCTTTTTTAAATTATTTTTTATTGGTATTTGCTTAGGCTTACCACAGTAGACTCAACTGATTTAAAAATTAAGAAATACTTCTGTTAAAATTTAGAAATTGTTCTGTTAATAATGGTTAAAAACGTTAAAGCTATTATAAACACAATCCTACAAACACAAAAAACATTTGATTTGTTTTAAATAATCAAAAAATTTAAAACAATGAAAAAACTATTACTAGTAACAGCCATCAGCATTTTGGGATTAGCACATATTAACGCACAAGACGTTGAATTCGGAATTAAAGGCGGTTTAAACTTTGCTACAGTTATTGGAGACAATACCTCAAAAGATCAAACTGTAACCGCTTTTAATTTTGGAGCCATGGCTGAAATTAAAATTTCAGACAAATTCTCTTTGCAACCCGAATTAATGTATTCCGGACAAGGGTATGATACAAACATTGATTCTGAGGGTATTATAGCACTAAACTATTTGAATATTCCATTAATAGCAAAGTACTATGTTACAAAAAGGTTGAGCCTTGAAGCAGGACCTCAAATTGGTTTTTTACTTTCTACTAAAGGAGGCACTGAAGATTATAAAGATCTTTTTAAAACAACAGATTTTGGTGTGAATTTCGGTCTTGGCTATAAATTGGATAATGGTCTTAATTTTGGAGTACGTTATGTTTTAGGTTTATCTAATATTAACGATGTGGGTGGTGTGACAAATAAAAATGGAGTATTACAATTAAATGTTGGCTACTTCTTTTAAGGCTTAATAATTTTCAATATTATAACACTTTAATAACAGAATTAAAAAATCCTAACCCTGCAAAAGTCGCACTGAATAACAGAACAATTGATTTTCGCGGAATCCTCGCTGTTTCATAGAATGTGGGGGTTCTTTCTTTTTTTAAATATGCTCCTTTTACAACCAGAAACAATCAGTTTAAGCTCTTTTTTGACAAAAACCTTGATTCCTATACAGAATAAAAACAACTTCTTTTTTTTTGAATAAATAAGACAGGGTTAATATACGGACTCACGTTGGCAACAACTAAGACAAAGAAACCCATAAATGAACACTATGACAATAACAAAATTGCAGCGATTAACATCTTTCTGTAGAATTATAATTTTCACTACAATAACTGTCCTGCTATTTAGCTGTAGTGATGACAACGAAAATGAAAATAATTTAAATCAATCAACGAGTAAATTATATGCTATTGAGGGAGTAGGAAGTCATTTGAAAATTGTAGAAGTGTGAATATTTATTAAAAATAGCGGTTACCAACTTCCTATAAAATTAATTGCTAGTACAAGTCTACTTACGAAAATCTTTGCGGATTTTCTATTCGGTTTGTATTTGCTAAATTAGGCGCTTAAAACACGCAACAAACCATAAACACGTTGACAATAATTAAAGAAAAGACTAAAATGAAAAAACTGAACTTAATATTAAACTTATTATTATTAACTTTTATTATTTCTGGATGTAAATCGGAAGATGACAATGTAACTTCTGAGGAAAAAAATGAAATACTCATTTTTGGTTGGTTTGCTGATTCAAGTTGTTCAGGTGATTGTTCAACTATATATAAAATAGAGAATGAAAAAGTTTATAAGGATATTGATTATAATTATCCTGAAAACACTTTTTTTGAAGGTAACTTTCAACTGATGACTAATGCAGATTATCAAGATTTTAAAAACCTAATAGCTGAATTACCTAATGAAATATTTAATGAGCCTAATGGCTATTTAGATTGTACTGATTGTACAGATGTTAATGGTGGATTTTATTTAGAACTTCAAAATGATGATGGTTTTCATAAATCTTGGCGTTTTCGTAATGCATTATATCCCGATTATATGAAAAATTATCGAAGTTTGTTAGTAGATAAAATAGCGGAATTAAACAGTTTGTAATCATTATAGATATCAAGTATAACAATGAATGAAGGTTAAAATGCTTATTTACAAACCCCGCCAAATATATTACACGATAGCGAAATGATCTTTTTTAGCTTTTAAGAATGACAAATTAAAAACAACATATAAAAATGTGGCTAAGTGCTAATCCGAAAATTTGTACTTTTAAATACGCTACGTTTCATACACAAAACCGGTATACAATATCGGAAAAACCTGCAATTAATAAAATG from Flavivirga spongiicola encodes:
- a CDS encoding ParA family protein, whose protein sequence is MSVISLINMKGGVGKTTLAINIADCLASRHDKKVLILDVDPQFNCTQSLMQPKAYVKHLEKEKDTIVNVFDRVKRAVAKTVDGIGELKSKKIDKIEPIEIRKNLFLLPGNLELYRMEMSPGEGREYKLSRFIEAIKKKIDIDITIIDTPPTPSIWMTSALLASDNYIIPVKPDPMSFTGIDLLESIIEDKRDNLNIKIKCLGLVLTMVETGTKVHKGVLGIISKSKKWRALKFNKEIPKRTQIAREQLNQKFILDNSDESAKIALTGLVNEILAKL
- a CDS encoding porin family protein produces the protein MKKLLLVTAISILGLAHINAQDVEFGIKGGLNFATVIGDNTSKDQTVTAFNFGAMAEIKISDKFSLQPELMYSGQGYDTNIDSEGIIALNYLNIPLIAKYYVTKRLSLEAGPQIGFLLSTKGGTEDYKDLFKTTDFGVNFGLGYKLDNGLNFGVRYVLGLSNINDVGGVTNKNGVLQLNVGYFF